Proteins from one Fragaria vesca subsp. vesca linkage group LG6, FraVesHawaii_1.0, whole genome shotgun sequence genomic window:
- the LOC101306644 gene encoding uncharacterized protein At4g13230-like has product MASLTTKLGAIARTPTSRIFSRRFQGGSQHGGRDALQQGANEARNTGEQVANQADDVAGKISATAQNVSEKAKQTVQDAWGTAKDTAQKAADNVMGKAKEGKECVMGKAQESKEFVKENAEQVKKSMNTKGPIN; this is encoded by the exons ATGGCAAGCCTCACCACCAAACTTGGAGCAATTGCAAGGACACCAACTTCTAGGATTTTTTCGAGACGGTTTCAA GGAGGTTCACAGCATGGAGGAAGAGACGCACTACAACAAGGAGCAAATGAAGCTAGGAATACTGGTGAACAG GTGGCAAATCAGGCCGATGATGTGGCTGGAAAGATCTCCGCAACGGCACAAAATGTGAGTGAGAAAGCAAAGCAGACAGTGCAGGATGCTTGGGGCACAGCTAAGGACACTGCCCAGAAGGCGGCCGATAACGTCATGGGGAAGGCAAAAGAAGGAAAGGAGTGTGTCATGGGAAAGGCACAAGAATCAAAGGAGTTCGTTAAAGAAAATGCAGAGCAGGTCAAGAAGAGCATGAACACCAAGGGTCCTATCAATTAA
- the LOC101306933 gene encoding probable UDP-arabinopyranose mutase 5-like isoform 1 — MRTPPSLLSLSIDSALLNIATISDLSPLPDHILCDLFLKTLSAGKLNEKVLKLFIATGKDEILSLIEALNIRQIHSPVLPTKSSKMSNTTINDSDVDIVVAAINPDLKSFLDEWRPFISQFHLIIVKDPDMKQELQIPEGFNANVYTKADITRMVGSTTSIAFSGYSCRYFGYLVSRKKYIISIDDDCTPARDSNGDLVDVVAQHITNLKTPATPFFFNTLYDPFRKGADFVRGYPFSLRSGVTCALSCGLWLNLADLDAPTQALKPEQRNSRYVDAVLTVPVRALLPVSGINIAFDREVVGPALFPALRLAGEGKFRWETMEDIWCGMCVKVICDHLGLGVKTGMPYVWRKERGDAVQSLKKEWEGVKLMEEVVPFFQSVRLPRSAVTAEDCVVSMAKTVKEELGKVDPMFARASDAMEAWVKLWKSVGSSSSGA; from the exons ATGAGAACTCCGCCTTCTCTGCTATCTCTCTCTATTGACTCAGCTCTCCTCAACATCGCCACCATCTCCGATCTCTCTCCTCTCCCTGACCACATACTCTGTGATCTCTTCTTG AAAACTTTGAGTGCTGGAAAGCTGAACGAGAAAGTCTTGAAGCTATTCATAGCAACTGGCAAGGATGAAATCCTTTCACTAATTGAGGCACTCAATATCCGACAGATCCATAGCCCTGTCCTTCCTACCA AGTCTTCCAAGATGTCTAACACAACCATCAATGACAGTGATGTTGACATTGTGGTTGCGGCAATCAACCCAGACCTGAAATCATTCTTGGATGAATGGAGACCTTTTATCTCCCAGTTTCATCTGATTATTGTCAAAGACCCTGATATGAAGCAGGAACTCCAGATTCCAGAAGGATTTAATGCAAATGTCTATACCAAAGCTGACATAACCCGCATGGTGGGTTCTACCACCTCCATTGCCTTCTCAGGTTACTCATGTAGGTACTTTGGTTATCTGGTATCACGGAAAAAATATATTATCTCAATTGATGATGACTGCACCCCGGCTAGGGACAGCAATGGTGATTTAGTAGATGTTGTTGCGCAGCACATTACCAACCTTAAAACACCAGCAACCCCTTTCTTTTTTAACACACTCTATGATCCGTTCCGGAAGGGAGCAGATTTTGTTCGCGGTTACCCATTTAGCCTGCGAAGTGGGGTTACATGCGCGCTATCCTGTGGACTGTGGCTCAATTTGGCAGACCTTGATGCGCCAACTCAGGCCCTCAAGCCAGAACAGAGGAACTCTCGATATGTGGATGCTGTTTTGACTGTTCCTGTGAGAGCCTTGCTGCCTGTAAGTGGAATCAACATTGCTTTTGATCGTGAGGTGGTTGGGCCAGCGTTGTTCCCAGCTTTGAGGTTGGCAGGAGAGGGGAAATTTAGGTGGGAGACGATGGAAGATATATGGTGTGGAATGTGTGTAAAGGTTATATGTGATCACCTGGGGCTTGGTGTAAAGACTGGGATGCCTTATGTATGGAGAAAAGAACGAGGTGATGCAGTTCAAAGCTTGAAGAAAGAGTGGGAAGGGGTGAAGCTGATGGAGGAAGTGGTCCCTTTCTTTCAGTCAGTTAGGTTGCCACGATCAGCAGTTACTGCAGAAGATTGTGTTGTCAGTATGGCAAAAACAGTTAAGGAGGAGCTGGGAAAGGTGGATCCTATGTTTGCTCGTGCATCAGATGCCATGGAGGCGTGGGTGAAGCTCTGGAAGTCAGTGGGATCATCATCATCTGGAGCTTAA
- the LOC101306933 gene encoding probable UDP-arabinopyranose mutase 5-like isoform 4, protein MSNTTINDSDVDIVVAAINPDLKSFLDEWRPFISQFHLIIVKDPDMKQELQIPEGFNANVYTKADITRMVGSTTSIAFSGYSCRYFGYLVSRKKYIISIDDDCTPARDSNGDLVDVVAQHITNLKTPATPFFFNTLYDPFRKGADFVRGYPFSLRSGVTCALSCGLWLNLADLDAPTQALKPEQRNSRYVDAVLTVPVRALLPVSGINIAFDREVVGPALFPALRLAGEGKFRWETMEDIWCGMCVKVICDHLGLGVKTGMPYVWRKERGDAVQSLKKEWEGVKLMEEVVPFFQSVRLPRSAVTAEDCVVSMAKTVKEELGKVDPMFARASDAMEAWVKLWKSVGSSSSGA, encoded by the coding sequence ATGTCTAACACAACCATCAATGACAGTGATGTTGACATTGTGGTTGCGGCAATCAACCCAGACCTGAAATCATTCTTGGATGAATGGAGACCTTTTATCTCCCAGTTTCATCTGATTATTGTCAAAGACCCTGATATGAAGCAGGAACTCCAGATTCCAGAAGGATTTAATGCAAATGTCTATACCAAAGCTGACATAACCCGCATGGTGGGTTCTACCACCTCCATTGCCTTCTCAGGTTACTCATGTAGGTACTTTGGTTATCTGGTATCACGGAAAAAATATATTATCTCAATTGATGATGACTGCACCCCGGCTAGGGACAGCAATGGTGATTTAGTAGATGTTGTTGCGCAGCACATTACCAACCTTAAAACACCAGCAACCCCTTTCTTTTTTAACACACTCTATGATCCGTTCCGGAAGGGAGCAGATTTTGTTCGCGGTTACCCATTTAGCCTGCGAAGTGGGGTTACATGCGCGCTATCCTGTGGACTGTGGCTCAATTTGGCAGACCTTGATGCGCCAACTCAGGCCCTCAAGCCAGAACAGAGGAACTCTCGATATGTGGATGCTGTTTTGACTGTTCCTGTGAGAGCCTTGCTGCCTGTAAGTGGAATCAACATTGCTTTTGATCGTGAGGTGGTTGGGCCAGCGTTGTTCCCAGCTTTGAGGTTGGCAGGAGAGGGGAAATTTAGGTGGGAGACGATGGAAGATATATGGTGTGGAATGTGTGTAAAGGTTATATGTGATCACCTGGGGCTTGGTGTAAAGACTGGGATGCCTTATGTATGGAGAAAAGAACGAGGTGATGCAGTTCAAAGCTTGAAGAAAGAGTGGGAAGGGGTGAAGCTGATGGAGGAAGTGGTCCCTTTCTTTCAGTCAGTTAGGTTGCCACGATCAGCAGTTACTGCAGAAGATTGTGTTGTCAGTATGGCAAAAACAGTTAAGGAGGAGCTGGGAAAGGTGGATCCTATGTTTGCTCGTGCATCAGATGCCATGGAGGCGTGGGTGAAGCTCTGGAAGTCAGTGGGATCATCATCATCTGGAGCTTAA